TCCGTCGCCCGGACTGGCCGCGGAGATCCTGGCCCACTGCGCCCAGCAGCTGGCGGGCTACAAGCGGCCCAAGTCGCTCGACTTCATCGCCGTCATGCCGCGCGACCCCAACGGCAAGCTCTACAAGCGCCGGCTGCGTGACCCGTACTGGGAGGGCAGGGAGCGCGCGCTGTAACCGTGCACCCCGCGTGCCCGCCGCGGCTGACGGCGGCCGGTCCACCCTCCGGGGGCCGGCCGCCGGCGGTGGACTCCGCCGGGTGCCTTGACCCGGAGGGGGGTGCGGCCCAGGATCGCGCCATGACGCAAGCGCGGAGCAATACGGTCGACGGAGTCCTGCGACGCAGCGCCCGCCGGGTGCCCGGACGGACCGCGGTGCGGTACGCGGACCGGTCCTGGACCTATCGCGAGCTGGACGAGGCGGTGACCGCCGCGGCCCGGGTGCTGCTGGCGGACGGCCTGGAGCCCGGCGACCGGGTCGCCTCCTACGGGCACAACTCCGATGCGTATCTGATCGGCTTTCTGGCCTGTGCCCGCGCCGGACTGGTGCACGTTCCGGTCAACCACACCCTGACCGGCGAGGATCTGCGCTACCTCCTGGACCAGTCGGGCAGCGCGCTGGTGCTCACCGACGCCGCGCTCGCGCACCGGCTGCCGGATTCCGTACGCACCATGCCCCTCTACGGGGCGCCCGGCGGGCTGCTGGAGCGGCTCGCGGCCCGGGAAGCGCCCGCGGGCACCGGGCCGGGGCCGGCGGGGCCCGGCGCCGCGGACCTGGTCACCGAGGTGCCCGACGACGCCCTCGTCCAGCTCCTCTACACCTCCGGAACCACCGCGCTGCCCAAGGGCGCGATGATGACGCACCGCGCCCTGGTGCACGAGTACACCAGCGCCGTCGTCGCCCTCGACCTGAAGGAGACGGACCGGCCGGTGCACTCGCTGCCGCTCTACCACTCCGCGCAGATGCATGTGTTCCTGCTGCCCTATCTGGCGGTGGGCGCGGAGAACACCATCCTGGACGGGCCCGACCCGGGCCGGATCTTCGACCTGGTGGAAGCGGGCCTGGCCGACAGCCTGTTCGCCCCGCCGACCGTGTGGATCGCGCTGGCGAACCACCCCGATTTCACCGTCCGGGAGCTGAGCGGGCTGCGCAAGGCCTACTACGGGGCCTCGATCATGCCGGTTCCGGTCCTGGAGCGGCTCCGCGCCCGGCTGCCCGGCCTCGCCTTCTACAACTGCTTCGGGCAGAGCGAGATCGGGCCGCTGGCCACCGTGCTCGGCCCCGGGGAACACGAGGGCCGGATGGACTCCTGCGGGCGCCCGGTGCTGTTCGTCGAGGCACGGGTGGTGGACGAGGAGGGCCGGGAGGTACCCGACGGCACCCGGGGTGAGGTCGTCTACCGGTCACCCCAGCTGTGCACCGGCTACTGGGACAAGCCGGAGGAGACCGCCGAGGCGTTCCGGGGCGGCTGGTTCCACTCCGGTGATCTCGCCGTCCGCGACGCGGAGGGCTATTTCACGGTGGTCGACCGGGTCAAGGACGTCATCAACTCCGGTGGCGTACTGGTCGCCTCGCGCCAGGTGGAGGATGTGCTCTACGAGCATCCGCAGGTGGCCGAGGTCGCCGTCATCGGGCTGCCGGACGAGCGCTGGATCGAGGCGGTGACCGCGGTGGTCGTACGGCGCGCGGACGGCGCGGGCGGTGGCGACGAGGTGGGGGAGCGGGAGCTGATCGAGGCGGCCCGCGCGCGTCTGGCACCGTTCAAGGCGCCCAAACGGGTGATGTTCGTGGACGCGCTGCCGCGCAACGCCAGCGGCAAGGTCCTCAAGCGCGAGCTGCGGGCCCGGTTCGGCGCACCCTGAGGCGGGCCCTGAGCCGGGCCCGGCGCGGTGTGCGTGAAGGGCGGCTGTCAGTGCCCGCTGCCATGCTGAGAAATGGCGCGCACACCGCCGTGCACGTCACGATCCGTGCAACGGAGGTCCTCCATGCTGACCACCAACTATGTCCCGGGCACCCCGAACTGGCTCGACCTGGGAGCCCCCGACATCGACGCCGCCGTCTCCTTCTACTCCGCCGTGTTCGGCTGGAGCTTCCAGTCGGCCGGCCCGGATGCCGGCGGATACGGCTTCTTCCAGCTCGGCGGCGAGACGGTCGGCGCCATCGGCCCTCTGATGGACGAGGGCGCCCGCTCCGCCTGGACCGTGTACTTCCAGACCCCCGACGCGGACGCCACCGCCAAGACGGTGCAGCAGGCCGGCGGCTCGGTGCGGGTCCCGCCGATGGATGTCTTCACCGCCGGCCGGCTGGCCGCCTTCACCGACCCGACGGGCGCCGACTTCGCCGTCTGGCAGCCGGGCGACGTCCAGGGCCTGGAGCGGGTGATGGAGCCGAACACGCTGTGCTGGACGGAGCTGTACACCACCGACGCGGCCGCGGCCAAGGACTTCTACCGCTCCGTCTTCTCCTGGGACCACCAGGACATGCCGATGGGCGGCGATCTCATCTACTCGGTCGTCTCCGCACCGGGCGGCGGCGAGGGCGACGACTCGGGGCAGGGCGGCATCATGCAGCTGCCGGAGGAGAACCTGAAGGCCGGTTCGACCTCGGAGTGGCACCCGTATTTCGGTGTGACCGACTGTGACGCCACCTTCGCCGCGGCCACCGGCCAGGGCGCCACGGTACTGATCCCGCCCACCGATGCCCCTGGCGTCGGCCGGCTGGCCATGGTCAAGGACCCGGCAGGAGCCCCGTTCGCCCTGATCAAGGGGGACCCGACGATGACCTGAACGGCCCCGCCGCAAACGGCTGCGGACGGCCGGCGGCCGTCAGGCGGTGTCCCGCGGCCGGGCGTCCACAATGCGCTTGATCTTGCCGACCGAGCGCTCCAGCGTCTCCGGGTCGACGATCTCGACCGCGACCGAGACCCCGATGCCTTCCTTGACGCTGTGCGCGATCAGCCCGGCGGCTGCCGTGCGTGCCTCAGGGGTCGCATCCGGCCGGGCCTCGGCGCGCACGGTCAGCCGGTCCATCCGGCCCTCCCGGGTCAGCCTGAGCTGGAAGTGCGGGGCGACGCCGGGGGTACGCAGCACGATCTCCTCGATCTGCGCGGGGAAGAGATTGACCCCCCGCAGAATGATCATGTCGTCGCTGCGTCCGGTGATCTTCTCCATCCGGCGGAAGGCGGGGCGGGCGGTGCCGGGCAGCAGCCGGGTCAGATCCCGGGTGCGGTAGCGGACGACCGGCATCGCTTCCTTGGTGAGCGAGGTGAACACCAGCTCGCCGTGCGCACCGTCCGGCAGCACCTCGCCGGTGAGCGGATCGACCACCTCCGGGTAGAAGTGGTCCTCCCAGATGTGCAGCCCGTCCTTGGTCTCCACACACTCCTGGGCGACGCCCGGGCCCATGACCTCCGACAGGCCGTAGATGTCCACGGCGTCGATCGCGAACCGCTCCTCGATCTCGCGGCGCATCTCCTGTGTCCAGGGCTCGGCGCCGAAGACACCCACCTTCAGCGAGGTCGTCCGGGGGTCGATGCCCTGCCGCTCGAACTCGTCCAGCAGGGTGAGCATGTACGAGGGCGTGACCATGATGATCTCGGGGCGGAAGTCCTGGATGATCTGCACCTGCCGGCCGGTCATCCCGCCGGACGCCGGGACGACCGTGCAGCCGAGCCGCTCAGCGCCGTAGTGCGCGCCCAGCCCGCCGGTGAACAGGCCGTATCCGTACGCGATATGGACGGTGTGACCGGGCCGGCCGCCGGCCGCGTACAGAGAACGGGCGACCACATCCGCCCAGTGCGACAGATCGCGCTCGGTGTAGCCCACGACCGTCGGGCGGCCGGTGGTGCCGCTGGAGGCATGGATGCGGCGCACCTCCGCCTTGGGGACGGCGAACATCCCGAAGGGGTACTGGGCGCGCAGATCGTCCTTGACGGTGAACGGGAAACGGGCGAGATCGCCGAGCGAGCGGCAGTCCTGCGGATGCACCCCGGCCCGGTCGAAGGACTCCCGGTAGAACGGGATGTGGTCATAGGCATGCTGCAACGAGGCGCGCAGCCGGGTCAGTTGCAGCGCGCGCAACGCGTCCCCGGAGAGCCGTTCCACCTCGTCGAACGTCTCACTGCCCGTAGCCGCTTCCGGCATGGAGTTCACCGCCTCGGTTTCCCTACCGATCATTCGGTAGCTGCATGCTGATCCAAGTAATCAGCGCGCGGCGAACACGTCAAGGGGCGTGGCGCGGCCGGCTCGCGGGTAGCGTCCAGCGCATGAGTGACGTCCAGAAAGTGCAGGTCGGTGAGGTCCAGCTGGCATACCGGGTGTGGGGAGAGGAGGACGCGCCCCCGGCCGTGCTGCTGCACTGCCTCGGTGAGGACGGCGAGGACTGGCGCGGAGTGGTCGGCCGGCTCGCCGGCACCCACCGTGTCTTCGCCCTCGATCAGCGCGGCCACGGCCACAGCGACTGGCCGGGCGACTACGGCTCCGCGCGGTGGCGGGACGATGTGATCGGCTTCCTCCAGGCGCTCGGTCTGGAGCGGGTGACCCTCATCGGGCACTCGCTGGGCGCGCTGGCCGCCCTGCTGGTGGCCGCGGAGCGCCCGGAGCTGGTGGACCGGCTGGTGCTGGAAGAGGTGCCCCCGCCGCTGCCCGCCGACCCGCCGCAGGAGGTGCCGGAGCAGCCGGCCGGCCCGCAGCCGTTCGACTGGCAGGCCGAGGTCGCGGTGGTGGCGGAGCGCAATGCGCCCGACCCCGTGTGGTGGGAGGAGCTGGAGAAGATCACCGCGCCGACCCTGGTCATCGGCGGCGGCGAGGCCAGCCATATTCCGCAGGGACACCTCGACGAGCTGGTCGAGCGGCTCCCCGATGCCCGTCTGGTGACGGTGGAGGGCGCCGGTCATCTCGTCCACGAGGAGCGCCCCGGCGAGTTCCTCGCGGCGGTCAACTCGTTCCTGGCGCCCCGCCCGTAGCCCGCCGCGCGGTCGGCGGGCCGCGGCGCTCTCGTTCCCCCTGGGCTCGCCGCCGTACGCCACCCCGCAGTCCCGCCGGGGTGCCTGAGGTTCGAGAGAGGCCGACCGTGCAGCTGACCACCTCGCTACGGAGTGCCCTGGTCGCCGGTGCCGCCGCGACCGCCCTGTTCACCGGCGCCGCCGGGGCCGTCGCGGCACCCGTCGCCCCGTCGGCCGCGGTCGGCGCACCGGCCACCGTGCACTCCCCGTACGGTCAACTCCGGCCGCTCGCCGCACTGTCCGCGGAGCGGCTGGCCACCGGCGATCTGGTGGCCGCGGCGAAATGGGGCACCGGCGGCCCGGTCGACGACCCGGCCCGGGAGCGGGAGGTGCTGCGGGCCGTGGCGGACCAGGCCCGCGAGCTGGGGGCCGATCCGGCGGTCACGGTGCGGATCTTCCGGGACCAGATCGAGGCCAGCAAGGTCGTGCAGCGGGGGCTGCACCGTGCGTGGGAGGCGGACCCCGGCCGGGCGCCGACCGAGCGGCCCGACCTGGGTGAGGTACGGAAGGAGATCAACCGCATCAACGGCGAGCTGGTGCGGGCCATCGCCGGCTCCCCGTATGCCCGCTCGGCGCCGTACTGCGCTCCGCTGCTGACCGCGGCCGCCGTGCGGGTACGCCATGAGCGGCAACTGGACGGCCTGCACACGGGCGCACTGGCCCGCTCGCTGCGGTCGGTCTGCGGCGGAGGCTGAGGCCCCGGCCGGGCCCGGCCGACCGGATCAGGCCGTCCGCTCGCCCGCCGCCACCGCCTTCGCCCAGCGGTAGTCCGCCTTGCCGCTGGGCGAACGCCGGATGTGGTCGGTGAAGACCACGGCGCGCGGAATCTTGTAGCCCGCCAGCCGCGTCCGGCAGTGGAGCTGGATGTCCGCCAGGGCCGGCTCCGCCGCCCCGGTACGGAGCTGGACCACGGCGGCGACGCGCTGGCCCCACCGCTCGTCCGGCACCCCCGCGACCAGCGCGTCATAGACGTCCGGATGTGCCTTCAGTGCCTGCTCGACCTCCTCCGGATAGATCTTCTCGCCACCGGAGTTGATGCACTGCGAGCCCCGGCCGAGGACGGTGACGATGCCCCCCTCGTCGACGGTGGCCATATCGCCCAGCAGCACCCATCGGTCCCCGTGCGCCTCGAAGAAGGTCTCCGCGGTCTTCTTGGGGTCGTTGTAGTAGCCCAGCGGGACATGCCCGCGCAGGGCGATCCGTCCCACCTCACCGGCCGGGACCGGCTCGTAGGTGGCCGGATCCACCACTGCCGTACGGGAGTTGACCCGCAGCCGGAAGCCCTTGTCCGGGCCCGAGTCCTCGGTGGCGGTGCCGTTGAACCCGGATTCGGAGGAGCCGAAGTTGTTGAGCAGCATGACGTGCGGGGCCAGCGCGCTGAACTGGGCGCGTACGGTCTCGGAGAGGATCGCGCCGGAGCTGCTGACGCTGAACAGCGAGGAGCAGTCGGTGTCCTTGAGCGGCCCGCCGAGCGCATCGACGAGCGGGCGCAGCATCGCGTCGCCGACCAGGGAAACGCTGGTGACCCGCTCCCGTTCGACGGTCCGCAGCACCTCCTCGGGCACGTACTTGCGGTGGATGACGACCTTCTGGCCGAAGTGGAAGGCGATGAACGCGGTGAGGGTGGAGGTGCCGTGCATCAGCGGGGGAGTGGGGAAGAAGACCAGGCCGTCGCCCCCGGCCGCGACCCGCTCGGCCAGCTCCTGGGGCCGTTTGACCGGTTCACCGGTCGGTGCCCCGCCGCCCATACCGGAGAAGAAGATGTCCTCGTGGCGCCACATCACGCCCTTGGGCAGACCGGTGGTGCCGCCGGTGTAGATGACGATCCGGTCGTCGGCGGAGCGCGGGCCGAAGCCGCGTGCGGGAGAGCTGGCGGCCTCGGCGTCCGCGAGCGCGACGGGGGCGATCCGGGGCTCGGGGGCGCCGTCGGGCGGGGTGCCGACCCGTACGAGATGCCGTAGCCCGGGTGCCTGGGGGAGGGCGGCGGCCACCCGCGCGGTGAACTCCGCGTCGAAGACCAGCGCCGCCAGGTCGGCGTCCCGGTAGAGGTAGGCCAACTCCTCTTCCACGTAGCGGTAGTTGACGTTGACCGGGACGGCGCGGATCTTCAGACAGGCGTAGGCGGCCTGGAGGTATTCGATGCCGTTGTAGAGGTGCAGTCCGACGTGCCGGCCGGGGCCGATGCCGTGGTCGCTCAGGTGATGGGCCAGGCGGTTGGCCGCGCGGTCCAGCTCCGCGTACGTCAGCCGCCGCTCGGCGCCGGTCCCGGGATGGTCGACGTACACCAGCGCCTCGCGGTCGGGGACCGTGTCGACGATCGACTCGAAGAGGTCGGCAAGGTTGTACTCCACGTCTCCTCCAGACCGGGCGGGCGTCGGCTAGCGGTCATTAGAGCGCCGCAGCGAGGAGCAAGGAAGGGCCACGGACAAGAAATCTGACTGCCTGTCAGAAAAGCCTTGAAGTCGCTGTGCGGCTACTGCAACCTGTTCTCGTCGTGAGACGGGAGGACGGAACATGGGTGGTACGGAACATCTGGCGGTGGAGCGCATCGGCGCGACACTGGTGCTCACCCTCAACCGGCCGGAGGCGAAGAACGCGCTCTCGCTGCCGATGCTGGTGGGCCTGTACGACGGCTGGCTCGCCGCCGACGAGGACGACGGGATCCGCTCCATCGTCCTCACCGGCGCCGGCGGCACCTTCTGCGCCGGAATGGACCTCAAGGCCCTCGCGGGCGACGGGATGGCCGGCGAGCAGTACCGCGACCGGCTGCGCGCCGACCCGGACCTGCACTGGAAGGCGATGCTGCGGCACCACCGCCCCCGCAAACCCGTGATCGCCGCCGTCGAGGGGCACTGCGTCGCGGGCGGAACGGAGATCCTCCAGGGCACCGACATCCGGGTCGCCGGTGAGAGCGCCACCTTCGGGCTCTTCGAGGTCCGCCGCGGACTCTTCCCCATCGGCGGCTCCACCGTCCGTCTCGCCCGCCAGATCCCCCGCACCCACGCCCTGGAGATGCTGCTCACAGGGCGGCCCTACCCCGCACGCGAGGCCGAACGCATCGGCCTGATCGGCCATGTCGTGCCCGAGGGGACCGCACGCGACAAGGCCCTGGAGATCGCCGAACTGATCAACGGCTGCGGACCGCTCGCCGTCGAGGCCGTCAAGGCCTCCGTCTACGACACCGCCGAGATGACCGAGACCGACGGGCTGGCGGCCGAACTCGCCCGCGGCTGGCCGGTCTTCGACACCGCAGACGCCAAAGAGGGCTCCCGGGCCTTCGCGGAGAAGCGCCCGCCCGTCTACCGGCGGGCCTGACCCAAGGAGTCCCTATGTCCGAGGTCCTCACGGCACCCCTCGTCGTGGAGTTCCCCTTCACCCGCTCGCTCGGCCCGGTCCAGAGCGCCTTCCTCACCGGGCTGCGCGAGCGCACCGTCCTCGGCGTCACCGCGAGCGACGGCCGGGTGGTCGTCCCGCCCACCGAATACGACCCGGTCACCGCCGAGGAGATCCGCGAGCTGGTCGAGGTGGGCAGCCACGGCACCGTCACCACCTGGGCCTGGAACCCGTCCCCCCGCCGCGGGCAGCCGCTCACCACCCCCTTCGCCTGGATCCTGGTCCGGCTCGACGGCGCCGACACCGCACTGCTGCACGCGCTGGACGCACCCGGCCCCGACGCCGTACGCACCGGGATGCGGGTCCGCGTCCGCTGGGCCGCGCAGCGCACCGGCGCGATCACCGACATCGCCTGCTTCGAGCCGGACGACAGCCCCGCCGGCGCACATGAACGGGCCCCGCACAGCGGCGAGTTCGCGAACGCCGTCACCGGCATCACCACCCCCGCCCGGCTCGACTACACCTACTCGCCCGGCCGCGCCCAGTCCCGCTACATCCAGGCCCTCTCGGACCACAAGACCATCGGCGAACGCTGCCCCTCCTGCCGCAAGGTCTACGTCCCGCCCCGCGGCGCCTGCCCCACCTGCGGCCTCGCCACCGACACCCAGGTCGAGGTCGGCCCCCGCGGCACCGTCACCACCTTCTGCATCGTCAACATCAAGGCCAAGAACCTCGACATCGAGGTCCCCTACGTCTACGCCCATATCGCCCTGGACGGCGCCGACCTGGCCCTGCACGCCCGGATCGGCGGCATCCCGTACGACCGGGTCCGCATGGGGCTGCGGGTGGAACCCGTATGGACCGAGCACGGCCGCTTCCCCGACCACTACCGCCCCACCGGTGAACCCGATGCCGACTACGACAGCTACAAGGAGCTGATCTGATGCGCGAGGTCGCCATCGTCGCCTTCGGGCAGAGCGATCATGTCCGCGACAGCGCGGAGACCTCCGAGGTCGAAATGCTGATGCCGGTGCTCCACGACGTCCTGGCACAGACCGGCCTGGCGGCCCGGGACATCGGCTTCACCTGCTCCGGCTCCTCCGACTACCTCGCCGGCCGCGCCTTCTCCTTCACCATGGCCCTGGACGGCGTCGGCGCCTGGCCGCCGATCTCCGAATCCCATGTCGAGATGGACGGCGCCTGGGCGCTGTACGAGGCTTGGGTGAAGCTGCTCACCGGCGAGGCGGAGACCGCGCTGGTCTACGCGTACGGCAAGTCCTCGCCGGGCGATGTCCGCGAGGTCCTCACCCGCCAGCTCGACCCCTACTACGTCGCCCCGCTGTGGCCCGACTCGGTCGCGCTCGCCGCCCTCCAGGCCCAGGCCCTGATCGACGCGGAGCTGACCGACGAGCGGGAACTGGCCGGGATCGCGGCCCGCAGCCGCGCGGACGCCGAGACCAACCCGCACGCCCAGCTGCGCGGTGCCGTGCCCGCCGGCGAGCACCTCGTCGCCCCGCTGCGTACCAGCGACTGCCCGCCCATCGGCGACGGCGCGGCCGCCGTCGTCCTCGCCGCCGGCGACACCGCCCGCCGGCTGACCGACCGCCCCGCCTGGATCCGCGGCCTCGATCACCGCATCGAGGCACACAGCCTGGGCGTCCGCGACCTCACCGACTCCCCGTCCACCCGCCTCGCCGCCGAGCGCGCCGGAGCCTTCGAACGGCCCGTGGACACCGCCGAGTTGCACGCCCCCTTCACCTCCCAGGAAGTCGTGCTGCGCCGCGCCCTGAAGCTCGACGCGCCGGACTGCACGGTCCGGATCAACCCGTCCGGCGGCGCGCTCGCCGCCCACCCCGTCATGGCCGCCGGGCTGATCCGCCTGGGCGAGGCCGCCGCCCGCATCCAGAGCGGCGCCTCCGGCCGCGCCCTCGCGCACGCCACCTCGGGTCCGTGCCTGCAGCAGAACCTGGTCGCCGTCCTGGAGGGTGAGTGATGAGCAAGGAGCCCGTGGCCGTCATCGGCATCGGCCAGACCCGGCATGTCGCTGCCCGCCGGGACGTCTCCCTCGCCGGACTCGTCCGCGAGGCCGCCCGGCGCGCCCTGGACGACGCCCAGTTGACCTGGGCGGACATCGACGCCGTGGTGATCGGCAAGGCCCCCGACTTCTTCGAGGGCCTGATGATGCCCGAGCTGTACCTCGCCGACGCCCTGGGCGCCGTCGGCAAACCGATGCTGCGGGTGCACACCGCCGGCTCGGTCGGCGGCTCCACCGCCCTGGTCGCCGCCAACCTCGTCGCCGCCCGGGTCCACCGCACCGTCCTCACCCTCGCCTTCGAGAAGCAGTCCGAGTCCAACGCCATGTGGGGCCTGTCCCTGCCGGTCCCCTTCCAGCAGCCCCTGCTCGCCGGCGCCGGCGGCTTCTTCGCCCCGCACATCCGCGCGTACATGAGGCGCACCGGCGCCCCGGACACCATCGGCTCCCTCGTCGCCTACAAGGACCGCCGCAACGCCCTCAAGAACCCCTACGCCCATCTCCACGAGAAGGACCTCACCCTCGAAAAGGTCCAGGCCTCGCCGATGCTCTGGGACCCGATCCGCTACTCCGAGACCTGCCCGTCCTCCGACGGGGCCTGCGCCATGATCCTCACCGACCGCACCGGGGCCGCCCGCGCCCCGCACCCGGCGGCCTGGGTGCACGGCGGGGCGATGCGCAGCGAACCCACCCTCTTCGCCGGCAAGGACTTCGTCTCGCCGCAGGCCGGCAAGGACTGCGCCGCCGATGTCTACCGGCAGGCCGGGATCACCGATCCGCGCCGGCAGATCGACGCGGTGGAGATGTACGTCCCCTTCAGCTGGTACGAACCGATGTGGCTGGAGAACCTGGGCTTCGCCGAGGAGGGCGAGGGCTGGAAGCTCACCGAGTCCGGCGTCACCGAACTCGACGGCGCGCTCCCCGTCAATCCCTCCGGCGGGGTGCTGTCCACCAACCCGATCGGCGCCTCCGGCATGATCCGCTTCGCGGAGGCCGCCCTCCAGGTGCGCGGCCAGGCCGGCGACCACCAAGTCGACGGCGCCCGCAGGGCGTTGGGACATGCCTACGGCGGCGGCTCCCAGTTCTTCGCGATGTGGCTGGTGGGCGCCGACACACCGGCCGGCTGACCTCTGCCGGGGGCGGGCACGCCCGGCCGGTGCGCCCGCCCCCGGATCACCACTCCACCGCCTCGCCACGTCCCCTGTCCGTTCCCGGAGACAGTGGTTAGGCTGATCGCGGACGACGAACCGGGAGGTGCGGGACACGTGACCGACAGCATCACGGAGCAGCGGCTCGTGGGCGGGCCCAGGCCCGATCTCGATCTGACGCAGGCCGAGTGGCAGTCGAGCACCCAGGGCGTGGGCGGCGTCCAGATCGCCTTCGTCGAGGGCTATATCGCCATGCGCAACCGCCGCAGCCCCGAGGTCCCGGCGGTGATCTTCACCCCCGCCGAGTGGCGCGCCTTCGTCCTCGACGCGCGCGA
This genomic stretch from Streptomyces nigrescens harbors:
- a CDS encoding DUF397 domain-containing protein — its product is MTDSITEQRLVGGPRPDLDLTQAEWQSSTQGVGGVQIAFVEGYIAMRNRRSPEVPAVIFTPAEWRAFVLDAREGEFDLT